The window GTCCAAATTGTAAGTTCTTGTTTTATCAATACGAGTTATTAGTCGTTGAAATTGAACGTGATCATTTTATATGCGTTAATCTTTCTGTAAATGGTTATTGCGGAAGTgtaatgaaaagcatgaagagaaatattaattaaaaacatgtaACATAGTTATGCAAATTACGACGAGTTACATTTAAGATGGCAAATTAATATTGTATGgcatattatttacataaaggGTATTCTCTTTCAatctattttgttttcattcttaACTTAGGCCCAACAAATGCAACATTAGATTGGAAGAGAGTGACCCAAACGTCTAGAGCTTTCCATGAGCGTGTTGAGGATTTCGATAGAAATAAGTACAGAATGGAGTGAACTAAAGATTACAGCTTTACATGAAAACCCAAGAGAGGAGGAATGCTAAAATTCTTATCTaactttaagataatttttaccTGGGTTTTGACTTTTGACTTTTGACTGTTTAAAGGAAGGAGATAAACCACAAAGCATACAAATTAATTGACATGGGAACATGAGATTATTCATACTTAAACAGAGGTCTTGAGTTCGGAGTCCTAGACGGAAGATGTTTGTGGTTTagaccaaataaaataaaaaaaaggaaagagataAGGGATGGGGAAGACAATGGctgaaaagtgagaaaagtattgagatttttcttttcttttttaaagtcATTGGCGAGAGAGTGCACATGCAATTATGCAAAGCACAAAATTTCAGAATACTTAACCTCTTAACTCCCAATCTCCTCATAATTACATGACCCCAGAACTATAAAGCCCAACCATCTATCCTAACTCAAATAATCATCATATTATGGTATGAGATGGTCACACACCACACAACAGCACTGTGCTCTCATATTCCGTTCTCTTCTCCGACAATGCGCCCGCGCCTCCGCCGTCCGCCCCGGCGAGCAACTCCACGCCGCCGCCACCGTCTCCGGCCTCCTCTCCTCCCCCTCTCACTTCCTCCTTAACCCTCTCCTGCTCCCTCCCTTACCACGCCCACAAACTATTCGACCAAATTCTCCGCTCACACAAGGACTCCGTCGACTACACCGCCCTCATCCGCTGCTCCCATCCCCTCGATGCCCTCCGTTTCTACCTCCAAATGCGCCAGCGCGCCCTCCCCCTTGATGGGGTGGCCTTAATTTGTGCCCTCCGTGCTCAAGGCTTGGGGACAGCAACCTCGTGCCTCAAATGCACGTGGGTGTGGTGAGGTTCGGGTTTTTGAGGCACACCAAGGTTTTGAATGGAGTGATGGATGGTTATGTCAAGTGTGGGATTGTGGGTGAGGCTAGAAGGGTGTTTGAGGAGATTGAGGGCCTAGTGTTGTGTCTTGGACTGTGGTGCTGGAAGGTATCGTGAAATGGGAGGGTGTGGAGAGTGGGAGAGTggtgtttgatgaaatgcctGTGAGAAATGAGGTTGGTTGGACTGTTATGATAAAGGGGTATGTTGGGAGTGGGGTTTACAAAGGAGGTTTTTTTGCTTCTTAAAGAGATGGTGTTTGGTAACCAACTGGGATTGAGTCTGGCAAAAGGGGCTAGTCTCCCAGAACGTAATGAATCAAGGTTGGGAGAGGTGACTACATTTAGTACCCAACAATGCCTTGAACGTAATTTACAATACAGTGAGTCAAGGTTGGAATCCTTGCAGGGAGAGATATCCACATTCCATGTTCAAGAGTGTGTTGAACATGATTACTTCCAAAGAAAGCTACCTTTAGGGAACCAAAAGGAAAAGGAGATTGTTTTTGGTTGTGGGTTTGGGTTGAATTCAGTTACTTTGTGTTCTGTTTTGTCTGCTTGTTCTCAATCTGGGGATGTGAGTGTGGGAAGGTGGGTTCATTGTTATGCTGTTAAGGCTGTGGGGTGGGATTTGGGTGTTATGATGGGGACATGTTTGGCTGACATGTATGCCAAATGTGGGGGGATAAGTTCTGCTTTGATGGTGTTTAGGCATATGCTAAGGAGGAATGTGGTGGCATGGAATGCCATGCTTGGTGGGTTGGCCATGCATGGGATGGGGAAGGTTCTAGTGGAGATGTTTGGTTCCATGGTGGAAGAGGTGAAGCCTGATGCTGTGACTTTCATGGCTTTGTTAAGTTCTTGTAGCCATTCGGGTCTAGTTGAACAAGGTCTGCAGTATTTTCATGATCTCGAGTCTGTTTATGGGGTGAGGCCGGAAATTGAGCATTATGCTTGCATGGTGGATCTTCTTGGCTGAGCTGGACGTTTGGAAGAAGCTGAGGATTTGGTGAAGAAGATGCCAATTCCACCAAATGAAATTGTTTTGGGGTCCCTTTTGGGCGCTTGTTATTCACATGGTAAGTTGAGGCTGGGGGAGAAGATTATGAGAGAGTTGGTTCAGATGGATCCCCTCAACACAGAATATCATATTCTTCTTTCAAACATGTATGCATTGTGTGGAAGAGTAGACAAGGAAAATTCCCTTAGGAAGGTTCTTAAGAGTAGGGGTATCAGAAAGGTGCCAGGAATGAGCTCCATATATGTAGATGGCCAACTTCATCGGTTCATTGCTGGGGATAAGTCACACCCAAGAACTGCAGATATTTACATGAAGCTTGATGACATGATATGCAAGCTGAGGTTGGCTGGCTATGGTCCCAACACAAATTGCCAATTTCTGTTTGGTTGTCCCAATGGGGATGATTGCATGGAAGCAATGGAGGAGGTAGAACAAGTGTTGTTCACTCATAGTGAGAAGCTAGCACTTTGTTTTGGCCTAATGAGCAAACCATCTGGTTCTCCCCTATATATTTTCAAGAACTTAAGGATATGCCAGGATTGGCATTCTGCTATTAAGATTGCTTCTGATATATACAAACGTGAAATTGTTGTTCGAGATCGTTATCGTTTTCATAGTTTCAAGCAAGGTTCTTGTTCTTGCTCTGACTATTGGTGAATTACCCTTTAACCTGACAGACCTTTTTGGACCAGCAGATTGAAGTTTCATTAATCAGGACTAAGGAGAATAACTGGGCTTACAATTCAGATACATTATTTTTGTACAATGCTTTCTACAATAATATCCTTTTTCTCTATCAcattctttatcttttctttctttctttgttataaaataaattgtataaatCTCAATTgggttttctttgttttaaaataaattgtataaatCTCAATTGGGTAATGGATTTGCTGCAGTAACTTTACCATGGTAAGAGCTCCTAGtcctaaaataaatttcatcagtataatatgttttcattttaaatttgggATTTAATCTTGGCATAgtcaagcattttttttttttgacagaaaatCTATTTCCATAAATttgtagtatattttttttttcctgtacgAAGAGGTGCATCCTCTACTCAGAAGTATTGTTAGGAATGAAATCTAGCTTAACTATAAAGAACATGAAATGAGTAGCTTTTACTTTCAAGACCTGTGTTGTATGTATGCACTTTTCTTAACTTTGGAAAGTTCTAAAGAAGATCAATTGAACTTTTCTTTTGCAGTGTCAGAAAATCATTAACCAAGAGAGTAGACGGGAAAGGTCCCCCCAAAATCTGCAACTTTGCATGATCAATTGATCATGCGTAAATAATGACTTATAGATGTTTAGCAAGTTTAGGTTTCAATATTCTGATTCTGGTACAACATTCACGAAGCACTTAAATACTAAAAGATTATAAGTGGTGGGAGATAGAAAAGTTTggtaaatgaaaaagaaatctaGGAAAATCTTAGAGAGTATTTGGTAGGggtgaagttttttttatgtccAGAATCATATTTTCTAGGTACAagtaaaatttgtttgattgatCATTGAgaacatttatataatttttttaagaattgaagacttacatgatatttttatcaattatttagtACATTAATAAGAGTCatgatatttttactataataaaaaaaattatactcaaaaaagtaaaatttttacctttttcatgagaaatttgttaaaaaatattatttttcaggaatcttattttttcatgggatttaatcatatttttcaaaacagGAAAAACTAAGATTTCTAAGAAATTCTAAACTTCTCCCCCTACCAAATGCATCCTAAAGGTTTTGGATAAGATTGTTTAAGGGgtgttttctaataaaaaatcatattaaattcatcttaaaaaaaatttattgaaatttgtatatttttaatatcaaaagattttttaaagttataaaaaatcttaaggatgtattcaattaagatttttgaAGTAATACAATAAAATTCGATAgtgttcaattaaatttttaaaaaacttaaaaacaatcatgtaatatttaaaaatatacaaattttgatgaattttttgtgactttttaataaaaaaatataaataacacacCTATCAAACAATTTCACTCAAAACTTTGGAATTTTCCACcactttttatctttctttcttcttctatctGTTAGTAGATTTATTTCTTCTCCCATCAAATATGGCAAGTAGGTATTGGGGGAAGATACTTTTTGTTTGGTTTGTGATTGGTATACGTTGTTTTGCCCAGCAATGCAACCTACATCAAGAGTCATTAGTTGGAATACGAAAGTGTAACATTAATTAACAGCTCTCCCTCTACACACTCCACTAACACCATAAAAGTTAAAACTCCTACAACTACCAATATGAACATGTGCAACACTTCTATTACCTTGCAGAGCATTCAGTTCACATGCCCTTCCTAGAGTCAATCACCACCCAAAAATACTATGTGAGAGCCCAAATACACAAGGATGGGTTCATATACCATTCGTAAAAAGAGAAAGCGAAATTGCGGATCTTTGCTGAAAGCCAAGCCAATCTAATTTGCTCAATTGTCTCACTGAAATCCAAGGATTCCCCctcaaaaataatttgattcctATGATACCAGCCAGATTGATCATGTGATCtcgttgtttttattttgtgctctttggttacatatttttattggaGAATTCGTGTACTGTGGTAAA of the Glycine max cultivar Williams 82 chromosome 13, Glycine_max_v4.0, whole genome shotgun sequence genome contains:
- the LOC106795619 gene encoding pentatricopeptide repeat-containing protein At5g15340, mitochondrial; its protein translation is MPIPPNEIVLGSLLGACYSHGKLRLGEKIMRELVQMDPLNTEYHILLSNMYALCGRVDKENSLRKVLKSRGIRKVPGMSSIYVDGQLHRFIAGDKSHPRTADIYMKLDDMICKLRLAGYGPNTNCQFLFGCPNGDDCMEAMEEVEQVLFTHSEKLALCFGLMSKPSGSPLYIFKNLRICQDWHSAIKIASDIYKREIVVRDRYRFHSFKQGSCSCSDYW